One Triticum dicoccoides isolate Atlit2015 ecotype Zavitan chromosome 5B, WEW_v2.0, whole genome shotgun sequence genomic window carries:
- the LOC119305545 gene encoding serine/threonine-protein phosphatase 7 long form homolog — protein sequence MAGERWYDGLHKGYDKDHRARDIENNGELTPMRMRGHSAHDWPCDERYEPYFERLGLLPFVLQFKRHAPSINHGAMTALIDRWRPETHSLHLSCGEMTVTLEDMAMISGLPINGESLTGTTVSANWRDRVGQLTGVFPEPPEEGERDSEKVLHHWLRGERGVVCPPDASEVVVQQHARAYLWYLLTRVVFPDSTGNKAQWIFLDLLSDWDRKYSWGSGALAYLYRQLDEACRRKKGTSGMGGFVLCLQVWMWERMPVGRPEKNKTPPEGWVAHDGRYGEDPWRFPTVAYCWEMANVYTGSSVARYKCYINELDMLTHKQVDWEPYDVDYAFRLNEMCTRDRNIWRARCPLICFYAVEWHYPDRVARQFGRRQGTPRDESFETSQFLHRISRKNNPETSTWAIKHSEWISLWNQRVALVEKERRQHSDSVYEEHLKWLARRYRLKLKPGWNRSELEELDRESGYMDFNVQTRDNEGTQLDYAQLHDRVGMELLHCVNEAGVALGEDEGSGSSEKSLRKTMKSFVSRFHKIAAMLSCHGSKAVLTAGASTSRDNRRRRRLVLQQEQQEEQLQEEPEQEEAQQDEEEYNQDEEEVLGMSQMDDAPEPSQPTQRTPRSKRGRKK from the exons ATGGCGGGGGAACGGTGGTACGACGGTCTTCATAAAGGGTACGACAAAGACCATCGTGCGCGGGACATTGAGAATAACGGG GAACTAACACctatgcgcatgaggggtcatAGTGCCCACGACTGGCCGTGCGACGAGCGGTATGAGCCATACTTCGAGAGATTGGGCCTTCTCCCGTTCGTGCTTCAGTTCAAGCGACACGCTCCGTCGATCAACCATGGGGCGATGACCGCACTTATTGACCGTTGGAGGCCAGAGACACACTCGTTGCACTTGTCATGTGGAGAGATGACCGTGACCTTGGAGGACATGGCGATGATCAGTGGCCTTCCAATCAATGGAGAATCTTTGACCGGCACCACCGTAAGTGCTAATTGGCGAGATCGTGTTGGCCAATTGACAGGTGTTTTCCCCGAGCCTCCTGAAGAAGGCGAGCGTGACAGTGAGAAAGTGTTGCATCATTGGCTCCGAGGGGAGAGAGGAGTAGTATGCCCTCCGGACGCCAGTGAGGTTGTTGTGCAGCAGCACGCCCGAGCATATCTGTGGTATCTGTTAACGAGGGTAGTGTTTCCAGATTCTACCGGTAATAAAGCCCAGTGGATATTCTTGGACCTACTAAGTGACTGGGACCGTAAGTACAGTTGGGGTTCAGGAGCACTAGCATACTTATATCGTCAG CTCGACGAGGCATGTCGTAGGAAGAAGGGCACATCTGGTATGGGTGGCTTTGTTTTGTGCCTTCAGGTTTGGATGTGGGAGCGGATGCCCGTTGGACGCCCCGAGAAAAACAAGACACCTCCTGAAGGATGGGTCGCACATGACGGGAGGTATGGAGAAGATCCTTGGCGGTTTCCGACCGTCGCCTACTGTTGGGAGATGGCGAATGTGTACACAGGCAGCTCGGTTGCGCGATACAAATGCTACATCAACGAGCTGGATATGTTGACTCATAAGCAG GTCGATTGGGAACCATATGATGTCGATTATGCTTTTCGACTGAACGAGATGTGCACACGTGACAGGAATATTTGGCGGGCGAGATGCCCACTGATATGCTTCTATGCTGTCGAGTGGCACTACCCAGACCGTGTCGCAAGACAATTTGGGAGAAGGCAAGGGACACCAAGGGATGAGAGTTTCGAGACAAGCCAATTTCTGCATCG AATTAGTCGAAAGAATAACCCGGAAACTTCGACTTGGGCCATCAAGCACTCCGAGTGGATAAGTCTGTGGAATCAAAGAGTGGCCCTAGTGGAGAAGGAAAGAAGACAACATAGTGATTCAGTATATGAAGAGCATCTGAAGTGGCTTGCGAGACGTTACCGGTTGAAGCTAAAGCCCGGTTGGAACCGTTCGGAATTGGAAGAGTTGGATCGTGAGAGCGGGTATATGGACTTCAATGTACAAACGAGAGACAACGAAGGGACACAACTTGACTATGCACAACTACACGACCGAGTG GGCATGGAGTTATTGCATTGTGTTAACGAGGCTGGTGTAGCACTTGGTGAAGATGAGGGAAGTGGATCATCTGAGAAATCTCTTAGGAAAACAATGAAG AGTTTCGTGAGTCGATTCCACAAGATAGCAGCTATGCTCTCTTGCCATGGAAGTAAAGCCGTCCTCACGGCTGGAGCTTCTACTAGCCGGGACAATAGACGTCGTCGTCGTCTTGTCTTGCAACAGGAACAACAAGAGGAGCAACTGCAAGAAGAGCCAGAGCAAGAGGAGGCGCAGCAagatgaagaggagtacaatcaagaCGAAGAGGAGGTGCTAGGGATGTCCCAAATGGATGATGCGCCTGAGCCATCACAGCCCACACAACGCACGCCGCGCAGCAAAAGAGGAAGGAAGAAGTGA